The following coding sequences lie in one Dryobates pubescens isolate bDryPub1 chromosome 10, bDryPub1.pri, whole genome shotgun sequence genomic window:
- the LOC104306093 gene encoding protein POLR1D isoform X2 — protein sequence MGAMGWLKCPLAGTNKRFLLNTIKNTLPSQKEQDQEREQKEDSKEPEPNKSRKEEKQKKRRIHPYTPSFQSRRRVSYSPPRHRNRNHHTKDKHEKRSSKR from the coding sequence GTTGAAATGTCCTCTTGCTGGTACCAATAAAAGATTTCTTCTTAATACCATCAAAAACACATTACCATCTCAAAAAGAACAAGACCAAGAACGTGAGCAAAAGGAAGACAGTAAGGAGCCTGAGCCaaacaaaagcaggaaagaagaaaagcaaaagaaacgCAGAATTCACCCATATACTCCCAGCTTTCAGTCCAGAAGGAGAGTCAGCTACTCTCCTCCGAGGCACCGAAACAGGAACCACCACACAAAGGATAAGCATGAAAAGCGATCAAGCAAACGATGA